Part of the Triticum urartu cultivar G1812 chromosome 2, Tu2.1, whole genome shotgun sequence genome, ACAATTTCGGTCCGGCGAGCGTTATCCATGGAAGATTGTCTATGCTGCATGTCGGGGCGAGGGTGGGCCACACACGCATTGCACACGTACTACGCCGAACACCCGCGCTTCTGGTAAAATATGCCACACGTGGACGGTACAATATAGGATTTGACTCAGCAACGCTCCACTCGAGCACAGCATGTCCTGTCATATTTATGCGCGCGCGTCCTTGTCTCCCAACCGAATCCCGGATTCAAGCTAATCAATCTGTGATTGAGTTGTTTAGATGGACAGTGATATTCTTAAcccatcagggttcaaatcctggtgctcgcattactcttgaatttatttcaggatttccggtgATACGCATTCAGTGgaaggagacgttcccgtcgatgacgaggcgcctacgatgacttcgtaaatctcaagatgatatgccggctcagtctttcgaaGATGCTTATAGAGGTAGGGTGTGCGTGTATGCGTTCATAAGGGTGAGTGTATGCgtgtgtatatgagcgcttgtgtctgtactgatgctaaaAAAAAAGAATCCCAGATTCAAACAAACGCCTGGTACAAAAGCAATCCAAGATTATTGTTGTTTTTCGACGGTGTTTATCATGCATGAGGCAAGTCATGGAAACGGTCTCCACCGATTTTTTTTTATTCCCCTGAATGTACGCGCGTGTTCTTTTTTTTACAAATACAGATGATCGTATACACACATATCACACTCAACATTCAGGTGGGGGTAGTTTCCTCCCccgaaaattcaaaaaaaacaaaCTCTACCTATGTATACACGCACACACGCCCTATTTCTATGACCACCTATGAAATACTAAGCCAACACAGCACGTTGAGATCGCCAAAGTCATCACAGACGTAGTCGTAGTCAATATCAACTTCTGCTCACACGAAACGCACATCGCCTAAAGAAGtgaaataaataaagaaaaatggGACCGTCAACGCTAAGTATAGGTCGGTTTCATCACAAAGAATCTAACCATCCGAACACGCTCACTTTGCGGATGTACGCATGTGTATTTTAGTGTGTGTATTTGTATTGTTAGTATacatttttctaaaaaaataaaaaagaaagatACTCCACAATTAATATGAACCAAAGGGAGCATATGGTTAACACTTTATTTTGAAAAAAATGAAGGTTTATTTTCccgcaaaaaagaagaaaaattgaAGGTTTTGTTTAGACAAAACTGGGAAATTAGTCTCATACAGATTATTACTATTTTTTGAGCAAAATTGATCTACTAATACTAGATGGAGTGCAGTTGAGTTAATTGATGGGCCATATGTGTTAATGAGCGCCATTTGTGTGCCGACAGTTATGATTAGAACCCCACTCTCCCCATTCGTCTCCCTCCCTCCGTCCCTTTCGCCTTCCCCTCAACCTCCCTCCCCTGTTTCTCTCTCCCATACCAGTCTCCCCTACGGATACATCGCCGACCCAAGCAGCAAGCAAGCCGCCATCAACAAACCGTCAGACCCAACCCAATCCAACCCTCGCCGGCGAGACGCCATGGGCACCTACAAGTGCTGCCTCATCTTCAAGCGCCGGTTCCGCTGGACGGACGCGCCGCCGCCCGACGACGTGCGGGCGCTCTTCGCCGAGCACTCCGGCGGGGCCGCCACCATGGGCGCCGACGGCCTGCGCCGGTACCTCGAGTCCTCCGCGGGCGGCGACCCCGACgccgccgacgccgacgccgagGGCGAGGCGGACCGCCTGCTGGACCAGATCCGCCTGCAGGGCCACCAGCAGCGCGCCGGCCCGCGCCTCCCGCGCCTCGGCCGCGGCCAGCTGCTCGGCCTCGACGACTTCCACCGCTTCCTCTTCTCCGCCGACCTCAACCCGCCCGTCCGCCGCCCGCGGGTCCACCACGACATGTCCCAGCCCCTCTCCCACTACTACGTCTACACGGGCCACAACTCGTACCTCACCGGCAACCAGCTCAGCAGCGACTGCAGCGACGTCCCCATCATCAAGGCCCTGCAGCGCGGCGTCCGGGTCATCGAGCTCGACATGTGGCCCAACTCCGCCAAGGACGACATCAGCATCCTCCATGGCAGGTTGCTTGCTACCAATACTTTGCCTCTACCTAGTACATAACGTAAGACATGCTATTAGGATGCTGTATTCCCCACATCGACCCAGCCCCCACTAGCTTGGAGTCTTTCCTCTTCGATGCAATCGATGAGGACAGTTCCAAGCATATCCACCTTGTCTatgcacctcgaatcctcgatttTGTAGGTGTATATTTTTGGACAAACAGAAAGCTCCCCTGCTCCATTGCTCGAATGAAACATGGGTACAGAGTGCAGCGTCAGTTTTTAGTTTTACACGAAAATAAAACAAGTTCAGTTTGCAGAAAACGAACATTTCATAGGTGTATATTCTTAGGTGACTCGCTCACGCTGCCGATAGAATTAGGGGGGCTGAATCTTACACTGTGTGCTGCTGTCTTGCCAATTCTGAACAGGACTTTGACCACCCCAGTTTCGCTGCTGAAATGCTTGAAATCCATCAAAGAGTACGCCTTCGTCGCGTCTCCCTACCCGGTTATCATCACACTGGAAGACCACCTTACACCCGAGCTGCAGGAAAAAGTTGCAAAGGTAGCTGTACTTGCTTCTGAAATTGTTGTTATCTCCATCCAGGAGATTTGCACTTCTCTAGCTAACAGGTGCTTCTGAAAATCTCCATAGATGGTCCTTGAAGTGTTTGGCACCATACTGTACTACCCTGAAGAAGAACATCCCAAAGAACTCCCTTCGCCTAAGTCCCTCATGGGCCGTGTGCTCCTATCAACAAAGCCCCCAAAGGAGTACCTTGAAGCCAAGGATGGTGGTGCCGCGAAAGACGGCGATGCGGAGCAGAATCCTGGCAAAGGAACTGACGATGATGCGGCTTGGGGAACAGAAGTCCCAGATTTCAAGACTGAAATCCAATCTGCTAAAGTACGTGTTTGGAGTGCTCAATTTTCTGCTCCCTTTTGTCCTGGCATTCAGCAAGGTTTTACCTACACAATTGTCTTTGCTCTGTCAGCAGGAAGATGATGCCTCAGAGAATCGTAGAgatgacgatgacgacgacgacgatgaggaCGAACAGAAAATGCAACAGCATCTAGCACCACAGTATAAACACCTTATTACTATTAGAGCAGGAAAGCCAAAGGGGGGTACTACGTCTGATGCCTTGAAGTGTGACCCAAACAAAGTTAGGCGGCTCAGTTTGAGCGAGCAACAGCTTGCCAAAGCTGTAGTTAATCATGGCACTGAGATAGTGAGGTATATATCTAAATGAAGTTGCTCATATTATTAACAGTAATTTATATTCATCTTTAATAGGCAGAGATCCTCTTTTATTTAATCATACTGAAGTGTTCAATAATATTGCTAACAAGGTTTACACAGAGGAATCTACTGAGGATATACCCAAAGGGCACTCGGGTTACTTCTTCCAACTACAATCCATTTATTGGTTGGGTGCATGGTGCTCAGATGGTAGCCTTCAATATGCAGGTGCATTTCTGTTTCCGAGTAATCTATCCAGGGCAATGGTCTTGCTTGATGGTCTGAATATCCAATTATGCTCTGAATATCAAATGGCAGAAATATATAGATGATTATAGTTATACGAGGTCAATGCGGAATAACCCTTAGCTTCTTATATGAACTCAAGTGGGATGCAATCTGTGccatatgtgtgtgtgtgtgtgtgtgtgtgtgtgtgtgtgcaataTTTAACACGGGGATGCTTTAGATTTGGCAGATCACAATCTGTCATCAATTCGGGCATACACTTGCCTAAATTCGAGCAAGAAGTTAATGTTTATTGGTCATATGCTGTCCCTTTCGTACTGGCGTGTTCTAATTCATGATATTCCTTGCAGGGATATGGAAGAGCCCTTTGGTTAATGCATG contains:
- the LOC125535476 gene encoding phosphoinositide phospholipase C 2-like isoform X1 codes for the protein MGTYKCCLIFKRRFRWTDAPPPDDVRALFAEHSGGAATMGADGLRRYLESSAGGDPDAADADAEGEADRLLDQIRLQGHQQRAGPRLPRLGRGQLLGLDDFHRFLFSADLNPPVRRPRVHHDMSQPLSHYYVYTGHNSYLTGNQLSSDCSDVPIIKALQRGVRVIELDMWPNSAKDDISILHGRTLTTPVSLLKCLKSIKEYAFVASPYPVIITLEDHLTPELQEKVAKMVLEVFGTILYYPEEEHPKELPSPKSLMGRVLLSTKPPKEYLEAKDGGAAKDGDAEQNPGKGTDDDAAWGTEVPDFKTEIQSAKEDDASENRRDDDDDDDDEDEQKMQQHLAPQYKHLITIRAGKPKGGTTSDALKCDPNKVRRLSLSEQQLAKAVVNHGTEIVRFTQRNLLRIYPKGTRVTSSNYNPFIGWVHGAQMVAFNMQGYGRALWLMHGFYKANGGCGYVKKPDFLMQSEPEVFDPKKPQPVKKTLKVKVYMGDGWRMDFKQTHFDQYSPPDFYARVGIAGVPADSVMKKTKAVEDNWVPVWGEEFSFGLTVPELALLRVEAHEYDMSEKDDFAGQTVLPVSELQPGIRAVALFDRKGNKFPNVKLLMRFEFV
- the LOC125535476 gene encoding phosphoinositide phospholipase C 2-like isoform X2 — protein: MGTYKCCLIFKRRFRWTDAPPPDDVRALFAEHSGGAATMGADGLRRYLESSAGGDPDAADADAEGEADRLLDQIRLQGHQQRAGPRLPRLGRGQLLGLDDFHRFLFSADLNPPVRRPRVHHDMSQPLSHYYVYTGHNSYLTGNQLSSDCSDVPIIKALQRGVRVIELDMWPNSAKDDISILHGRTLTTPVSLLKCLKSIKEYAFVASPYPVIITLEDHLTPELQEKVAKMVLEVFGTILYYPEEEHPKELPSPKSLMGRVLLSTKPPKEYLEAKDGGAAKDGDAEQNPGKGTDDDAAWGTEVPDFKTEIQSAKQEDDASENRRDDDDDDDDEDEQKMQQHLAPQYKHLITIRAGKPKGGTTSDALKCDPNKVRRLSLSEQQLAKAVVNHGTEIVRFTQRNLLRIYPKGTRVTSSNYNPFIGWVHGAQMVAFNMQGYGRALWLMHGFYKANGGCGYVKKPDFLMQSEPEVFDPKKPQPVKKTLKVKVYMGDGWRMDFKQTHFDQYSPPDFYARVGIAGVPADSVMKKTKAVEDNWVPVWGEEFSFGLTVPELALLRVEAHEYDMSEKDDFAGQTVLPVSELQPGIRAVALFDRKGNKFPNVKLLMRFEFV